In Mustelus asterias chromosome 16, sMusAst1.hap1.1, whole genome shotgun sequence, one DNA window encodes the following:
- the LOC144505084 gene encoding UPF0461 protein C5orf24 homolog isoform X2, which produces MHPVGCSNTGCCEPEKEVTFSADDVSSDDQFDLCSSQPDKLYGNSYKPISCIKQESLEEPNSQMGVGRNAEAQNDLKRRKNIFRAGKRGRPSGTTKAAGYRTSTGRPLGTTKAAGFKTSPGRPLGTTKAAGYRVSPGRPPGTMKTLSRISGLDFPPCSSAAFSYSMVHNKTLNGPTETTNRNMELNQ; this is translated from the coding sequence ATGCATCCAGTTGGCTGCAGTAACACTGGCTGCTGTGAGCCTGAGAAGGAGGTGACTTTCAGTGCCGATGATGTGAGCAGTGATGACCAGTTTGACTTGTGTTCCTCTCAACCGGACAAGCTTTATGGAAACAGCTACAAGCCAATAAGCTGCATAAAACAAGAATCGTTGGAGGAGCCAAATTCACAAATGGGTGTTGGAAGAAACGCAGAAGCCCAGAACGACCTGAAAAGAAGGAAAAATATTTTCCGAGCGGGAAAACGAGGAAGGCCGTCGGGGACGACAAAAGCTGCTGGGTACAGAACCAGTACAGGCCGACCTTTGGGAACAACAAAGGCAGCTGGGTTTAAGACCAGCCCGGGCAGGCCCTTGGGCACTACCAAGGCAGCAGGATACCGGGTCAGCCCAGGAAGGCCCCCAGGTACCATGAAAACTCTCTCCCGCATTTCTGGTCTCGATTTCCCGCCATGTAGCAGTGCTGCATTTAGCTATTCCATGGTGCACAACAAAACATTAAATGGACCTACTGAAACCACAAATAGAAACATGGAACTGAAccagtaa
- the LOC144505084 gene encoding UPF0461 protein C5orf24 homolog isoform X3: MNYREIMHPVGCSNTGCCEPEKEVTFSADDVSSDDQFDLCSSQPDKLYGNSYKPISCIKQESLEEPNSQMGVGRNAEAQNDLKRRKNIFRAGKRGRPSGTTKAAGYRTSTGRPLGTTKAAGFKTSPGRPLGTTKAAGYRVSPGRPPVFNRQRQDRRKTQQPES; this comes from the exons AGATCATGCATCCAGTTGGCTGCAGTAACACTGGCTGCTGTGAGCCTGAGAAGGAGGTGACTTTCAGTGCCGATGATGTGAGCAGTGATGACCAGTTTGACTTGTGTTCCTCTCAACCGGACAAGCTTTATGGAAACAGCTACAAGCCAATAAGCTGCATAAAACAAGAATCGTTGGAGGAGCCAAATTCACAAATGGGTGTTGGAAGAAACGCAGAAGCCCAGAACGACCTGAAAAGAAGGAAAAATATTTTCCGAGCGGGAAAACGAGGAAGGCCGTCGGGGACGACAAAAGCTGCTGGGTACAGAACCAGTACAGGCCGACCTTTGGGAACAACAAAGGCAGCTGGGTTTAAGACCAGCCCGGGCAGGCCCTTGGGCACTACCAAGGCAGCAGGATACCGGGTCAGCCCAGGAAGGCCCCCAG tATTTAACAGGCAAAGGCAAGACCGAAGGAAAACTCAACAGCCAGAGAGTTAA
- the LOC144505084 gene encoding UPF0461 protein C5orf24 homolog isoform X1: MNYREIMHPVGCSNTGCCEPEKEVTFSADDVSSDDQFDLCSSQPDKLYGNSYKPISCIKQESLEEPNSQMGVGRNAEAQNDLKRRKNIFRAGKRGRPSGTTKAAGYRTSTGRPLGTTKAAGFKTSPGRPLGTTKAAGYRVSPGRPPGTMKTLSRISGLDFPPCSSAAFSYSMVHNKTLNGPTETTNRNMELNQ; the protein is encoded by the coding sequence AGATCATGCATCCAGTTGGCTGCAGTAACACTGGCTGCTGTGAGCCTGAGAAGGAGGTGACTTTCAGTGCCGATGATGTGAGCAGTGATGACCAGTTTGACTTGTGTTCCTCTCAACCGGACAAGCTTTATGGAAACAGCTACAAGCCAATAAGCTGCATAAAACAAGAATCGTTGGAGGAGCCAAATTCACAAATGGGTGTTGGAAGAAACGCAGAAGCCCAGAACGACCTGAAAAGAAGGAAAAATATTTTCCGAGCGGGAAAACGAGGAAGGCCGTCGGGGACGACAAAAGCTGCTGGGTACAGAACCAGTACAGGCCGACCTTTGGGAACAACAAAGGCAGCTGGGTTTAAGACCAGCCCGGGCAGGCCCTTGGGCACTACCAAGGCAGCAGGATACCGGGTCAGCCCAGGAAGGCCCCCAGGTACCATGAAAACTCTCTCCCGCATTTCTGGTCTCGATTTCCCGCCATGTAGCAGTGCTGCATTTAGCTATTCCATGGTGCACAACAAAACATTAAATGGACCTACTGAAACCACAAATAGAAACATGGAACTGAAccagtaa